A genome region from Populus alba chromosome 5, ASM523922v2, whole genome shotgun sequence includes the following:
- the LOC118062204 gene encoding F-box/kelch-repeat protein OR23 produces MDLEKNGCGKWREVGDMWGVAGRGRLGKIVVVEEEAEAEGLGVNQGRPVVFMLDGDEIFRYDMASNSWQKESSVPRKAPYNSSFGFVVLDGELHVMTPVQGGDLMETRRSRQQKRGGTLLAQIYHPKMKTWRSVVTEPPFYYPLDFKTAIMCSIQL; encoded by the exons ATGGATCTGGAGAAGAATGGATGTGGGAAATGGAGGGAAGTTGGGGATATGTGGGGTGTTGCGGGGAGAGGGAGGCTCGGGAAGATTGTTGTTGTTGAGGAGGAGGCTGAAGCTGAGGGCTTGGGAGTGAATCAGGGTCGCCCTGTTGTCTTCATGCTTGATGGGGATGAGATTTTCAG ATATGACATGGCTTCAAACTCTTGGCAGAAAGAGTCCAGTGTACCTCGAAAAGCTCCTTACAACTCCTCATTCGGTTTTGTTGTGTTGGACGGTGAGCTACATGTAATGACTCCAGTGCAAGGAGGTGATTTGATGGAAACTCGAAGGTCACGACAGCAGAAGAGGGGAGGAACACTTTTAGCTCAAATCTATCATCCTAAGATGAAGACATGGAGATCAGTTGTTACAGAACCACCATTCTATTACCCGTTGGATTTCAAGACTGCAATAATGTGCAGCATCCAGCTTTAG